The region TTACCAAAGCTTGGCATAAAAATGAAATTAAGCTCGATGTTTTTCTTATCACATAATTTTTTTATTCGGCTAAGATAAAAACGGCTATAGCGGTATTCTAAAGCGTCTTTATCAATCGTTTTGTTTTTATTTAATTCTTCCTTGTAAAACTCTTCGAGTAATTCTTTTTCCATGACACGGTCAATATTGTTATAGCCGTGTAATTCGAGCTTGTATTTGTTTTTTTCTTTTTTCTCCAGGTTTAATTCACAACGGAGGTAATTTAAATTCATGAGTGAATGATTGTAAATTTCAGAAGTTATTTTTCCGTTTAAAGCAGGAATACCTTGTAAAATTTCGTGGCTGTTCGCTAAAAATGCAAACATAGGATGCGAAGTAGTTGATTCATCAGCGCGCACTTCTACAAATATCTTTTTTAAATTATTGTTTTTAGAAAACTCTTTACACAATAAAAAATCCAGATTGCGCCCGAACCGACAATACCCCGCGTTGTATAATTTCAATTTGTTCTTGCTATACTTATTTAGAGAATCTTCAATGAGTCCGTCGTTGATGCCATTCATGGTTTTAGAAGAGCCCACAAATAAATAATCCACTCCGACTGATTTAGTTTCTATACGCTTATAAAACAATTTACCCCTTGTGTCGCAATCGCCCTTAATGTAATTGTAACAAAATTCACGATCGGTATTTGTAAAGAAAATGATAGTCAGGCCGACGATAATCGGCAAGCTAAACAAAAGTATTTTCTTTATAAACCGCTTCATTAAAACTGAAAATAAATAAAATTAGGTGTGTTGTCGTAAACGCCTAGTAGCAGAATTAAAATTACAGCGTAATAGTAAGCGGAATATTTAATTAATTTTTTCGCAAAGAGGTTTTGAAAATAGCCTGGATTGATTTCGTTTAGGCGTTCCAATATAAATACAACGGCTAAGGCGGTGAACAACAAAAATAATTTCAACCGACTGATACCAAGAAATATTTTCAGCAAGGAAAATTCACTGTGGAATATTTTGCCCATCACTTCATAGGCGTTTTCCATATTAACAGCTCGGAAAAATATTAATCCAAACGCAACAATCAGAAAAGTAAAAATAATTTTAAAAGACTTGGGCAAATCAAATTTAAAACTGAACAATCGATTTAAGGCAGAGAGTATTCCATGATACAATCCCCAGGCTAAAAAAGTTCTTGAAGCACCATGCCATAGACCTGAAATTGCAAATACAAAAATGATATTGATGGAAGTTCTTAATTTACTTTTCTTATTTCCTCCTAATGGAATGTATAGGTAATCTCTGAACCAGGTACTGAGTGAAATGTGTCTTCTTCTCCAAAACTCATTGATGTTTTGTGCGAAGTAAGGGTTGTTGAAGTTTTTAATTAGTTCAAACCCGAATAAGCGAGCTACACCTCTGGCGATATCGGTATAGCCGCTGAAGTCGCAATAAATCTGAAAAGTGAAACATAAAGTCGCGATAATTAAATCACCGCTGCCATAATTTTCAGGAGAAGCAAAACCTCTGTCGGCAATTACCGCCAGATTATCGGCCAACACCACTTTTTTAAAAAACCCGAAGAGCATTAATTCTAATCCTTTTGCTGCCTGCGTGTAATTAAATTCTCTTCGGCGGTTAAACTGCGGCATCAGGTGATTCGCTCTCTCAATAGGACCGGATAACATTTGGGGGAAGAAGCTACTGTAACATAAATAAGTTAGTAGATTTTTCTCTGCAGGTGTGGTTCTACGGTACACGTCGATAGTGTATGCCATCGCTTGAAACGTATAGAAGCTGATGCCAAGCGGTAAAATAATCTGAAGAGTTAAATTGTCCGGATTACTCCCGATAAGATTGGCGAATTCGGTTACAAAAAAATTATAGTACTTAAAGAATAATAAAACGCTCAGATTTCCGGTGATGGAAAGAATGAGAAAAAATTTTCTTTTGCCGGGTTCTTGATGTTTTTCAATTTTTTGTGCAGCGTAAAAATCAATTAAAGAAGTGCCAATGAACATAAACAGGAATTTCCAGCTCCACCAGGCGTAAAAAAAATAACCCGCAAAAAGTAGTAATATATTCTGACGAGTGTTACTTTTGTTAAAGAACGACCAATAGAGGGCAAAAACCACTAAAAGGAAAATAACAAACTCTATGGTGTTAAAAATCATTTCTCGCTATTAAACAAATATATGGATTCACCCTCAATTCGGCATTTAAAATTACTCAAGGAATTGCTTTTGATTGAACGTGAAGAGGATTTTTTTCAATATAAGGAGCAGTTTTTAAAGGCGAATGTTGAAACGCGCCGTAAGAATGGTGTCACCTGGTATCCCATTCAAATATTAAATCAGGAATTAGGTTATGGCGATTTGTTACAGATCGAAGTTGAGCGCACCACGCATTTAGATGAAGCACATCAGTTCAGCACCGGTAAAAATGTAACTCTGTTTACCAATAAGGAAAAGGATGAAACCTATGAGAT is a window of Bacteroidota bacterium DNA encoding:
- a CDS encoding MBOAT family protein, whose protein sequence is MIFNTIEFVIFLLVVFALYWSFFNKSNTRQNILLLFAGYFFYAWWSWKFLFMFIGTSLIDFYAAQKIEKHQEPGKRKFFLILSITGNLSVLLFFKYYNFFVTEFANLIGSNPDNLTLQIILPLGISFYTFQAMAYTIDVYRRTTPAEKNLLTYLCYSSFFPQMLSGPIERANHLMPQFNRRREFNYTQAAKGLELMLFGFFKKVVLADNLAVIADRGFASPENYGSGDLIIATLCFTFQIYCDFSGYTDIARGVARLFGFELIKNFNNPYFAQNINEFWRRRHISLSTWFRDYLYIPLGGNKKSKLRTSINIIFVFAISGLWHGASRTFLAWGLYHGILSALNRLFSFKFDLPKSFKIIFTFLIVAFGLIFFRAVNMENAYEVMGKIFHSEFSLLKIFLGISRLKLFLLFTALAVVFILERLNEINPGYFQNLFAKKLIKYSAYYYAVILILLLGVYDNTPNFIYFQF